ACAAAAACAACCGCTCCTATGTGCTACAGTTTAGCCGTTTTTATGCAAAGCTAACCTGAGCAAAATTGACCAATTGCTGTCTTCATTTTATAACGCTTTATGAAAAGTTCGCTACGCTCGAGAAACTTTGCAACGCTTTCCAGAAAGTTCACAACGCTACGAGATAACTTTGCAACTGGGCTAACCCAAATTCTTGGGACAATATAAAACAACATCAAAGTGTTACACTAGTAAAAAGCGATAACGTCGGGGGTTTTTATATTGAAAAGAAACAGATATTCAAGTGAAGTTAAATGGGCTGTTGTGAAAGATAAATTAAGTGGTAACTTTACAGATAAAGAGATTTTAGAGAGGCATGGAATCAAAAATAGAGCGCAAATTGCAAGCTGGATGAAGTGGTATAAAAACAATGAAACTTATCGCTTTGATCAACCAATCGGCCAACAGTATGCCTATGGTTTTCGTTATGATTTCAAGAATGGACAAGAGAGACAAGATCATCAGCTATCTCAATTGAAAATGGAGAATGAAGTGCTAAAAAAGTATTTAGAGATAAAAAGG
This window of the Sporosarcina ureilytica genome carries:
- a CDS encoding transposase, whose product is MKRNRYSSEVKWAVVKDKLSGNFTDKEILERHGIKNRAQIASWMKWYKNNETYRFDQPIGQQYAYGFRYDFKNGQERQDHQLSQLKMENEVLKKYLEIKRGLEKKR